ATCGCTGCCTGGCACCAAACCTGGTGAGTTGTTGGCAGTCATGAGTGCGGGAGCGTATGGCTTTGTGATGGCGTCGAATTACAACTCTCGACCCCGCGTACCGGAAGTGCTCGTCAAGGGCGGAGAGTTTCACGTGATTCGCGAGCGAGAAACATACGACGACCTCGTACGGGGCGAGAGAATTCCGTCCTTCCTCAACGAAACGGAGTGAGCATGTTTACCGGATCTCTTGTCGCGATTGTGACGCCATTTCGACAGGGCAAGGTCGACGAGTGCGCCTTGGCCGAGTTGATCGAATGGCAGATCGCCAGTGGCACCAATGGCGTTGTCCCCTGCGGAACCACTGGTGAATCGGCCACCCTTTCTCATAGCGAGCATAATCGGGTGATTGAGTTGACGGTCGAGGTGGTCCGGCGGCGTGCACCGGTTATTGCCGGAACCGGTTCGAATAGCACGGAAGAAGCCATCACTCTCACGAAACATGCGAAGCAGGCCGGAGCCGACGCTGCGTTGCTCATTACGCCCTACTACAACAAGCCGACTCAGGAAGGGCTCTATCGCCACTACAAGGCCGTTGCAGACGCGGTCGATCTGCCGTTAGTCCTATACAACATCCCCGGTCGCACCGGAGTCAACATGCTTCCGTCCACGATCGCCCGACTCTCAGCTATCAAGACGATCGTCGGCGTGAAAGAAGGAAGTGGCTCAGTCCAACAGGCTTCAGATATCGTACAGATGTGTGAGGACCGCCTAAGCGTGCTGGCTGGCGACGACTCTCTGACCCTGCCGATGATGGCGGTCGGCGGGAAGGGTGTGATTACCGTAACGGCCAATATCAAGCCAAAGGAAATGGCCGATCTTGTGAAGGCCTTTGCAGAGGGACGAATCGACGAAGCGCGACGGATTCATTTTAAGCTCTCTCCCCTCTTTGCAGCGTTGTTCTATGAGACCAATCCCATTCCCGTCAAAGAAGCGTTAGGACTCATGAGGAAAATCGACCCAGAGTTACGCTTACCGCTCTGCCCAATGGCGCAGGACACACGAGAGAAATTGATTCGCGTCCTCAAGGATGCGGCGTTAATCTAACTTGAGCAAGGTCTAGGTGCACGACAAGATGATCAAGATCATTGTAGCGGGTGCGGCCGGCCGAATGGGTTGCCGATTAGTGTCACTGATCCGCGATTCAACGGCGTTGACATTGGCAGGGGCTTTGGAAGGAAAAGGACATCCGGCGTTAG
This is a stretch of genomic DNA from Nitrospirota bacterium. It encodes these proteins:
- a CDS encoding diaminopimelate decarboxylase, yielding SLPGTKPGELLAVMSAGAYGFVMASNYNSRPRVPEVLVKGGEFHVIRERETYDDLVRGERIPSFLNETE
- a CDS encoding 4-hydroxy-tetrahydrodipicolinate synthase — protein: MFTGSLVAIVTPFRQGKVDECALAELIEWQIASGTNGVVPCGTTGESATLSHSEHNRVIELTVEVVRRRAPVIAGTGSNSTEEAITLTKHAKQAGADAALLITPYYNKPTQEGLYRHYKAVADAVDLPLVLYNIPGRTGVNMLPSTIARLSAIKTIVGVKEGSGSVQQASDIVQMCEDRLSVLAGDDSLTLPMMAVGGKGVITVTANIKPKEMADLVKAFAEGRIDEARRIHFKLSPLFAALFYETNPIPVKEALGLMRKIDPELRLPLCPMAQDTREKLIRVLKDAALI